One segment of Falco biarmicus isolate bFalBia1 chromosome 12, bFalBia1.pri, whole genome shotgun sequence DNA contains the following:
- the LOC130157675 gene encoding translation initiation factor IF-2-like: MGKNPKRFYLALPFRLAGHGPVLAPGSRAALPAAAAAESGAEAQACPSPQGHPLEALTVGQPAPARPPSCAGHTPRQPTAAAARRGQRAPGHQGNAVASRARASSPRGPPRASGGGRGPPPAPCAITVLRGGPARACPGRSGAEARLLSATPTAPGRPPATGQHRRQDGRRRVGHYEAEGRRGGEGSGGERSAPTAGPGARRMRSRCRRCGRGAGRGGHGAAPAAGAAAAGGGGAAGRPPALPRHGAQPRFQIHNAEEVSINSGSVLQIQ; the protein is encoded by the exons ATGGGGAAAAATCCCAAGAGGTTTTATTTGGCA CTGCCTTTCCGCCTAGCAGGGCACGGACCGGTGCTGGCTCCCGGGAGCAGGGCGGCTCTCCCAGCGGCTGCAGCAGCGGAAAGCGGCGCCGAGGCGCAGGCCTGTCCCTCACCCCAGGGGCACCCGCTCGAGGCCCTCACCGTGGGGcagccagccccggcccggcccccgaGCTGCGCTGGGCACACACCCcgccagcccacagctgcagcGGCCAGGCGAGGCCAGCGGGCCCCCGGGCACCAAGGAAATGCGGTAGCCAGTCGGGCCCGCGCCAGCAGCCCGCGGGGCCCGCCAagggcgagcggcggcggccggggacCGCCGCCTGCACCCTGCGCCATCACCGTGCTGAGGGGCGGCCCCGCCAGGGCCTGTCCGGGCCGCAGCGGGGCTGAGGCGCGCCTTCTCTCGGCTACCCCCACAGCCCCGGGCCGTCCGCCTGCCACCGGGCAGCACCGCCGCCAGGACGGCCGGCGCCGGGTCGGCCATTACGAGGCCGAGGGAAGGCGCGGCGGCGAGGGGagcggcggggagcggagcgcgccaacggcggggccgggcgcaCGGCGCATGCGCAGCCGCTGCCGGCGGTGCGGGCGGGGTGCAGGCCGCGGCGGCCATGGCGCGGCGCCTGCtgcgggggctgctgctgctggaggcgGCGGGGCTGCTGGGCGCCCTCCTGCTCTACCGCGCCATGGAGCGCAGCCAAG ATTTCAGATACACAATGCAGAAGAGGTTTCCATCAATTCTGGAAG TGTATTACAAATCCAATGA